A window of Streptomyces sp. SAI-127 contains these coding sequences:
- a CDS encoding FCD domain-containing protein, whose amino-acid sequence MTSTTGRQGGGGGGVNGVKVRVPKMAELVAAQLRRKIVRGELTEGEALPAESALMAEFAVSRPTLREAFRVLESESLISVRRGARGGARVQTPEGTVAARYAGVVLEYRGTTLKDVYDARTVIEAPCAGLLAEGRTDEDLERLRAAVAEAETLMDDPSAFIRAHMQFHALVVELAGNETLSVLNGMVRHIIDQANWSHVDLDAGSPENVRANRRGFRAHGALVELVAARQTEAAEELWRLHLQEAEDYLLQNRSMTTVLDLLG is encoded by the coding sequence GTGACGAGTACGACGGGGCGGCAGGGCGGTGGCGGTGGGGGCGTGAACGGTGTCAAGGTCCGCGTCCCCAAGATGGCCGAGCTGGTGGCGGCACAGCTGCGCCGCAAGATCGTGCGCGGAGAACTGACCGAGGGCGAGGCGCTGCCGGCCGAGTCGGCGCTGATGGCGGAGTTCGCCGTCTCCCGGCCGACGCTGCGTGAGGCGTTCCGGGTGCTGGAGTCGGAGTCGCTGATCAGCGTGCGCCGGGGCGCCCGGGGCGGGGCACGGGTGCAGACCCCGGAAGGCACGGTCGCGGCCCGGTACGCCGGCGTGGTCCTCGAATACCGGGGCACGACCCTCAAGGACGTCTACGACGCCCGTACGGTCATCGAGGCACCGTGCGCCGGACTGCTGGCCGAGGGACGCACGGACGAGGACCTGGAGCGGCTGCGAGCCGCCGTCGCCGAGGCGGAGACCCTGATGGACGACCCGTCGGCCTTCATCCGCGCCCACATGCAGTTCCACGCGCTGGTCGTCGAACTGGCGGGCAACGAGACGCTCAGCGTCCTCAACGGCATGGTCCGGCACATCATCGACCAGGCGAACTGGTCCCACGTCGACCTCGACGCGGGCAGCCCCGAGAACGTACGCGCCAACCGCCGGGGCTTCCGCGCCCACGGCGCCCTCGTCGAGCTCGTCGCCGCGCGCCAGACCGAGGCCGCCGAGGAACTGTGGCGCCTCCACCTCCAGGAGGCCGAGGACTACCTGCTGCAGAACAGGTCCATGACCACCGTCCTGGACCTGCTCGGCTGA
- a CDS encoding ATP/GTP-binding protein, with translation MAFADSDPAGRAYDGSAPAAVKILVAGGFGVGKTTLVGAVSEVAPLRTEEYLTVASVGVDDVEGVERKSTTTVAMDFGRIMVNPRLVVYLFGTPGQERFWFMWNDLVHGALGAVVVADTRRLESSFASIDFFESRGIPFVIGVNCFHGRQERDEREIREALDLDPEVPLVIGDMRQRSVGRDLLLALAEHLIAANSNSVT, from the coding sequence ATGGCCTTCGCAGACTCTGACCCCGCGGGCCGGGCCTACGACGGCTCGGCCCCCGCGGCGGTCAAGATCCTTGTCGCCGGTGGCTTCGGCGTCGGCAAGACGACCCTGGTCGGGGCGGTGAGCGAGGTGGCGCCGCTGCGCACCGAGGAGTACCTGACCGTCGCGAGCGTGGGCGTCGACGACGTCGAGGGCGTCGAGCGGAAGTCCACCACCACGGTGGCCATGGACTTCGGTCGCATCATGGTCAACCCGCGCCTGGTGGTCTACCTCTTCGGGACACCTGGTCAGGAGCGCTTCTGGTTCATGTGGAACGACCTCGTGCACGGCGCGCTGGGCGCGGTGGTCGTCGCCGACACCCGACGGCTGGAGTCCAGCTTCGCGTCCATCGACTTCTTCGAGAGCCGCGGCATCCCGTTCGTGATCGGCGTCAACTGCTTCCACGGCCGCCAGGAACGCGACGAGCGGGAGATCCGCGAAGCGCTGGACCTGGACCCGGAAGTCCCCTTGGTGATCGGGGACATGCGGCAGCGGTCGGTCGGCCGCGATCTGCTGCTCGCGCTGGCCGAACATCTCATCGCCGCGAACTCGAACTCGGTAACCTAG
- a CDS encoding DUF742 domain-containing protein, with protein MDGLEAGDAEELSVRPYTITQGRTAPARDDLTLITLVTTVEPAPGRAGLRGLQPEHRSILQQCRTPAAVAEIAAELNLPVAVTKILIDDLVALGRATTRPPIAVAVGSAMDMTLLRAVRDGLRRL; from the coding sequence ATGGACGGCCTGGAAGCGGGAGACGCTGAAGAGCTGTCGGTCAGGCCTTACACGATCACCCAGGGCCGGACAGCACCCGCGCGTGACGACCTCACTCTGATCACCCTCGTGACAACCGTCGAACCGGCGCCCGGCCGGGCCGGTCTGCGAGGCCTGCAACCCGAGCACCGCTCGATCCTCCAGCAGTGCCGCACACCCGCCGCGGTGGCGGAGATCGCCGCGGAACTGAACCTGCCCGTGGCGGTGACGAAAATCCTGATCGACGACCTGGTCGCGCTGGGCAGGGCCACCACCCGTCCACCGATCGCTGTAGCAGTAGGAAGCGCAATGGATATGACACTTCTTCGGGCGGTGAGGGATGGCCTTCGCAGACTCTGA
- a CDS encoding roadblock/LC7 domain-containing protein, with amino-acid sequence MTMRTTATHPDLDWLLDGLVEQVPGTHHAIVLSDDGLVVSQSRTIVRGDAERLAAIATGQQSLARGVGQLFGGGSVHQVIVELTDLWLFISAAGRGTHLAVVASQEVDAELMAVAMHTLMQQVGQRMSTEARFGAPADEVGVRE; translated from the coding sequence ATGACAATGCGAACGACCGCCACCCATCCGGACCTCGACTGGTTGCTGGACGGGCTGGTCGAACAGGTTCCCGGCACGCACCACGCCATCGTGCTGTCCGACGACGGGCTGGTGGTCAGCCAGTCCCGCACCATCGTCCGCGGCGACGCCGAACGCCTCGCCGCCATCGCCACCGGCCAGCAGAGCCTGGCCCGCGGGGTCGGGCAGCTGTTCGGCGGCGGTTCGGTGCACCAGGTCATCGTCGAGCTGACCGACCTGTGGCTGTTCATCTCCGCCGCGGGCCGGGGCACGCATCTGGCAGTCGTGGCATCCCAGGAAGTGGACGCCGAACTGATGGCCGTGGCCATGCACACCCTCATGCAGCAAGTGGGCCAGCGCATGAGCACCGAGGCACGCTTCGGTGCGCCCGCCGACGAGGTCGGTGTACGTGAGTGA
- a CDS encoding nitrate- and nitrite sensing domain-containing protein: protein MPSVTLVALWLASSAQLYTDWQKQKDRNAASNAAARPIMAAFFDLQEERRLSGAELADRAGYQKALRAQRIRTDADVTTVQELPDSDWSAPDDIRANVVQVGRNLRKLADYRAGVDQRTASQQQTFDRYTNLISGQLNLFTTLSHVGLPNIDYLARPAIDSVWGMEMISRENALFTRGSVTGRLSATERGQLAGWIGSQHFLYDNKIVPLVPDDQAALYRKLMAGSAWKQKTTAEQDVLAGSASGTDPDKFSKELGTTWSGSVGPVATQLQELNTAYSVTLTAATEKELHAMVVRLIFTSVLGAAAVLVVVLISALLTRSLRRRISALRAAALDLQTRMPDVVERLRGGEVVDLDAELPAIQHGDDELGQLGQALNLARHSALDTTMAQVSQFRGFEKLLQRIARRTQLLIGLQMKKLSELERRHEDPEVLEGLFDLDHLTARLRRYEENLVILGGGQPQRRWRKPVLLLDVLRSAQSEVQDYRRIQIDVEERVWLAERAVGLVIHVLAELMENAVGFSKPPTPVEVYAARVGRGLAVEIEDRGVGMDDDQYDAANRLMTEPPRMDVMSRADDVRLGLYVVARLARGLGIQVELRPSSFGGTRVVVLIPDELVVDAPGRTGPTAAEVDPAWPPVHQAAVTDVPGTEHATTLDVDTLVTARVGPYGAAPPADDVWTRPPGPHGVPQMAGAPRAAAETPRANTAPDVRPLPKRVRLASLADELRDPNADLRAPSPDEQELARRSAPARSGATIGAFQRQSRMVRRDAPPTDHEPTDVLPQRRRIPTED, encoded by the coding sequence GTGCCCAGTGTGACCCTCGTGGCCCTGTGGCTGGCGAGTTCCGCGCAGCTCTACACGGACTGGCAGAAGCAGAAGGACCGCAACGCGGCCTCCAATGCGGCGGCACGTCCGATCATGGCGGCCTTCTTCGACCTCCAGGAGGAACGCCGGCTCAGCGGCGCGGAGCTCGCCGATCGCGCGGGCTACCAGAAGGCGTTGCGCGCGCAGCGCATCCGCACCGACGCCGACGTCACGACCGTCCAGGAACTGCCCGACAGCGACTGGAGCGCCCCGGACGACATCCGCGCCAACGTCGTCCAGGTGGGCAGGAACCTTCGGAAACTGGCCGACTACCGGGCCGGGGTGGACCAGCGAACCGCCTCGCAGCAGCAGACGTTCGACCGCTATACGAACCTGATCTCCGGCCAGTTGAACCTGTTCACCACCCTGAGCCACGTCGGTCTGCCCAACATCGACTACCTCGCCCGGCCGGCCATCGACTCGGTCTGGGGCATGGAGATGATCTCGCGGGAGAACGCGCTGTTCACCCGCGGCTCGGTGACCGGACGGCTCTCCGCCACCGAACGCGGGCAGCTCGCCGGATGGATCGGCTCCCAGCACTTCCTCTACGACAACAAAATCGTGCCCCTCGTCCCCGACGACCAGGCCGCGCTGTACCGGAAACTGATGGCGGGCAGCGCCTGGAAGCAGAAGACGACGGCCGAGCAGGACGTGCTGGCCGGCTCCGCCTCCGGGACCGACCCGGACAAGTTCTCCAAGGAACTCGGCACGACGTGGAGCGGCAGCGTCGGGCCGGTCGCTACCCAGCTCCAGGAGCTCAACACCGCCTACTCCGTGACCCTGACGGCGGCCACCGAGAAGGAACTGCACGCCATGGTGGTGCGGTTGATCTTCACCAGCGTGCTGGGCGCGGCGGCGGTGCTCGTGGTCGTGCTCATCAGCGCACTGCTCACCCGGTCGCTGCGCCGCCGGATCTCCGCACTGCGCGCCGCCGCCCTGGACCTGCAGACCCGGATGCCGGACGTGGTCGAACGCCTGCGCGGAGGAGAAGTCGTCGACCTCGATGCCGAACTGCCCGCGATCCAGCACGGCGACGACGAACTGGGCCAGCTGGGCCAGGCGCTGAACCTCGCACGCCACAGCGCCCTGGACACGACGATGGCGCAGGTGTCGCAGTTCCGCGGGTTCGAAAAGCTCCTCCAGCGCATCGCCCGGCGTACCCAGCTGCTCATCGGTCTCCAGATGAAGAAGCTCAGTGAGCTGGAGCGCCGGCACGAGGATCCCGAGGTACTGGAGGGCCTGTTCGACCTCGACCATCTGACCGCCAGACTGCGGCGCTACGAGGAGAACCTGGTGATCCTCGGGGGCGGCCAGCCTCAGCGCCGCTGGCGCAAACCGGTCCTGCTGCTGGATGTGCTGCGCTCCGCACAGAGCGAGGTGCAGGACTACCGGCGGATCCAGATCGACGTCGAGGAACGCGTGTGGCTGGCCGAGCGCGCGGTCGGTCTGGTCATCCACGTGCTGGCCGAACTCATGGAGAACGCGGTCGGCTTCTCCAAGCCGCCGACGCCGGTGGAGGTGTACGCCGCCCGCGTGGGGCGCGGCCTCGCGGTGGAGATCGAGGACCGCGGCGTGGGCATGGACGACGACCAGTACGACGCGGCCAACCGGCTGATGACCGAACCGCCCCGCATGGACGTCATGTCCCGGGCGGACGACGTCAGGCTCGGCCTCTATGTGGTCGCCCGGCTGGCGCGTGGCCTGGGCATCCAGGTGGAGCTGCGGCCCTCCTCGTTCGGCGGCACCAGGGTGGTCGTCCTCATCCCCGACGAACTCGTCGTCGACGCCCCCGGACGGACCGGCCCCACAGCCGCGGAAGTCGACCCCGCCTGGCCGCCGGTGCATCAAGCGGCCGTGACGGACGTGCCCGGGACGGAACATGCCACGACGCTGGACGTGGACACGCTGGTGACCGCCCGTGTCGGCCCGTACGGCGCCGCGCCGCCCGCCGACGATGTCTGGACCCGGCCGCCGGGCCCCCACGGAGTGCCGCAGATGGCGGGCGCACCGCGGGCGGCGGCCGAGACACCCCGTGCGAATACCGCGCCGGACGTGCGACCACTGCCCAAACGGGTCCGCCTGGCCAGTCTCGCCGACGAACTGCGCGACCCGAACGCGGACTTGCGGGCGCCCTCGCCCGACGAGCAGGAACTGGCCCGCCGGTCCGCGCCCGCCCGCTCCGGCGCGACGATCGGCGCCTTCCAACGCCAGTCCCGGATGGTCCGGCGCGATGCTCCCCCGACCGACCACGAACCCACCGACGTGCTGCCGCAACGTAGACGGATCCCGACGGAAGACTGA
- a CDS encoding OB-fold domain-containing protein: MSRPVPVPTELSEPFWDAARRGDLVVPYCPSCNLRFFVPEPACPGCMAPDWHFAPSVGRGTVYSVTVVYRAPGPGFDTPFALAVIDLDDGGTLLSHVDASDPEAVGIGMRVRVDFRPLTDEITLPCFVPEP, from the coding sequence ATGAGCCGGCCCGTACCCGTCCCCACCGAACTGTCCGAACCGTTCTGGGACGCGGCCCGGCGCGGCGACCTGGTCGTCCCCTACTGCCCGAGCTGCAACCTGCGCTTCTTCGTCCCAGAGCCCGCCTGCCCCGGGTGCATGGCGCCGGACTGGCACTTCGCGCCGAGCGTGGGCCGGGGGACCGTCTACTCGGTGACCGTCGTGTACCGCGCCCCCGGCCCCGGCTTCGACACGCCCTTCGCGCTCGCCGTGATCGACCTCGACGACGGCGGCACCCTGCTCTCGCACGTCGACGCCAGCGATCCGGAGGCCGTGGGCATCGGCATGCGCGTACGCGTCGACTTCCGGCCCCTCACGGACGAGATCACGCTGCCCTGTTTCGTGCCGGAGCCTTGA
- a CDS encoding thiolase family protein yields MNGRQPVIVGVHATEQALMLPDRDAMDLALEAVRGAIADAGLTPADVDGAQVDWPGPGGVPGEGSSWARMLGRDLRWTSDSMLDNAGSRGLLKAAAAVSAGYADTVVVGGCKLVSRGAGPVGAGVPLEFADVWGSYVVAQFALVAARHMHEYGTTSRQLAEVAATIRNNGTTNPEAMMYGRGPYTADDVLASRMVATPFHLLDCCIVGEGGAAMVVTTAERARDLPHPAVAVLGGGMEYHQAAYANPALYREVGQLGRDAATRAYAMAGVGPHDVDVFSLYDPNSFEVIRQLEVLGLCGEGEGGPLAASGAIAVGGKHPVNPDGGCLSYAWNGTQQMTLKVVEAVRQLRGTAVHQVEGAELAVVGNAGSGAQHYEMSVLGRNR; encoded by the coding sequence GTGAACGGCCGCCAACCCGTCATCGTCGGCGTGCACGCCACCGAGCAGGCGCTGATGCTGCCCGACCGTGACGCCATGGACCTCGCCCTCGAAGCGGTACGCGGCGCGATCGCGGACGCCGGACTGACCCCGGCGGACGTCGACGGCGCGCAGGTCGACTGGCCCGGTCCGGGAGGCGTACCCGGCGAGGGTAGCTCCTGGGCGCGGATGCTCGGCCGCGACCTGCGCTGGACCAGCGACTCGATGCTCGACAACGCCGGCTCGCGGGGCCTGCTGAAGGCGGCCGCCGCGGTCAGCGCCGGATACGCGGACACCGTCGTCGTCGGCGGCTGCAAGCTGGTCTCGCGCGGAGCCGGTCCCGTCGGAGCCGGTGTGCCGCTGGAGTTCGCCGACGTGTGGGGCAGCTATGTCGTCGCCCAGTTCGCGCTGGTGGCGGCACGGCACATGCACGAGTACGGGACGACGTCCCGTCAGCTCGCCGAGGTCGCCGCCACGATCCGCAACAACGGCACCACCAACCCGGAGGCGATGATGTACGGCCGCGGCCCGTACACCGCCGACGACGTCCTCGCCTCCCGGATGGTGGCCACCCCCTTCCACCTGCTGGACTGCTGCATCGTCGGCGAGGGCGGCGCCGCCATGGTGGTGACCACCGCCGAGCGGGCCCGCGATCTGCCGCATCCTGCGGTCGCCGTCCTCGGTGGCGGCATGGAGTACCACCAGGCCGCGTACGCCAACCCGGCGCTGTACCGGGAAGTCGGGCAGCTCGGCCGGGATGCCGCCACCCGCGCCTACGCCATGGCGGGCGTCGGCCCGCACGACGTGGACGTCTTCTCCCTGTACGACCCCAACTCCTTCGAAGTCATAAGGCAGTTGGAGGTACTCGGCCTGTGCGGCGAGGGCGAGGGCGGACCCCTGGCGGCCAGTGGGGCCATCGCCGTGGGCGGCAAGCACCCCGTCAATCCCGACGGCGGCTGTCTGTCGTACGCCTGGAACGGGACACAGCAGATGACGCTCAAAGTCGTCGAGGCAGTACGGCAGTTGCGCGGTACCGCCGTGCACCAGGTCGAGGGCGCCGAGCTGGCGGTCGTCGGGAACGCCGGATCCGGGGCGCAGCACTACGAGATGAGCGTCCTGGGGAGGAACCGATGA
- a CDS encoding AMP-binding protein — protein MNPARRLTFGDIIREHRRSFPDGVALVDGDVRLTWPQLDERTNRLAGALTDAGVGSGDRVLWLGQNSFRIWELLGAAAKIGAMVCPGYWRWAAPEMAFAVEDFDPKVVVWQDEEIGDTVAKARAELGSDHRALWLRHDSEGADSYESFLAAGSPEDPVAEVDPDAALLVIYTAAISGRQSGSMLSHRNLLAMGASAAWMGDIGTETAFLGAGPMFHIGNYQFWGVPAFVHGGKNVVVRRVVAEELLPLLAAEQCTHAYLMPPTIAQLVALNREAGHDLSHLRASVAAQLWEGTVPTDQSRFTRNGGGMGRGYGQTEVTGFAVTGAYGGSGTGNAGRPGPFTAVRILDVSGQECAVGEAGEICVRGDLVHLGYWNRPEINEERFRFGWWHTTDLGRREDDGTISFLGTTTRMLKSAAENIFPAEVENCIESHPAVKEAAVIGVPNERWAQDVKAVVVLQPGAEPLTAAEVIEHCRARIASYKKPKTVEFVDALPRTKDYAKDYEVLDERFGGGGYPGGDTLGAGR, from the coding sequence GTGAATCCCGCCCGCCGCCTGACGTTCGGCGACATCATCCGTGAGCACCGAAGGTCCTTCCCCGACGGAGTCGCCCTCGTCGACGGCGACGTCCGGCTGACCTGGCCCCAGTTGGACGAGCGCACCAACCGACTCGCAGGCGCCCTCACCGACGCGGGCGTCGGCTCCGGCGACCGCGTCCTGTGGCTGGGCCAGAACTCCTTCCGGATCTGGGAGCTGCTCGGCGCCGCCGCGAAGATCGGCGCCATGGTCTGCCCCGGCTACTGGCGCTGGGCCGCCCCCGAGATGGCCTTCGCCGTCGAGGACTTCGACCCCAAGGTCGTCGTCTGGCAGGACGAGGAGATCGGCGACACGGTCGCCAAGGCGCGGGCCGAACTCGGCAGCGACCACCGGGCGTTGTGGCTTCGCCACGACTCCGAAGGCGCCGACTCCTACGAGTCCTTCCTGGCCGCCGGCTCGCCCGAGGACCCCGTCGCCGAGGTCGACCCCGACGCGGCGCTCCTTGTCATCTACACGGCGGCGATCTCCGGCCGGCAGTCCGGCTCGATGCTCTCGCACCGCAACCTGCTCGCCATGGGCGCGAGCGCCGCCTGGATGGGGGACATCGGCACGGAGACCGCCTTCCTCGGCGCCGGTCCCATGTTCCACATCGGCAACTACCAGTTCTGGGGCGTCCCGGCCTTCGTCCACGGCGGCAAGAACGTGGTCGTCCGCCGCGTGGTCGCCGAGGAACTGCTCCCGCTCTTGGCGGCGGAGCAGTGCACCCATGCCTACCTGATGCCCCCGACCATCGCGCAACTCGTCGCCCTGAACCGCGAGGCCGGCCACGACCTCTCCCACCTGCGCGCGAGCGTCGCCGCGCAACTCTGGGAGGGCACCGTCCCCACCGATCAGAGCCGCTTCACCCGCAACGGCGGCGGCATGGGCCGCGGTTACGGGCAGACCGAGGTGACCGGCTTCGCCGTCACCGGCGCCTACGGCGGCTCGGGCACCGGCAACGCGGGACGCCCCGGCCCCTTCACCGCCGTACGCATCCTGGACGTGAGCGGCCAGGAGTGTGCGGTCGGCGAGGCCGGCGAGATCTGTGTCCGCGGCGACCTCGTGCACCTCGGCTACTGGAACCGGCCCGAGATCAACGAGGAACGCTTCCGGTTCGGCTGGTGGCACACCACCGACCTCGGCAGGCGCGAGGACGACGGCACGATCAGCTTCCTCGGGACGACGACCCGCATGCTCAAGTCGGCGGCCGAGAACATCTTTCCGGCCGAGGTGGAGAACTGCATCGAGTCCCACCCAGCCGTGAAGGAGGCGGCCGTGATCGGCGTGCCCAACGAGCGCTGGGCCCAGGACGTCAAGGCCGTGGTCGTGCTCCAGCCGGGCGCCGAGCCGCTCACGGCAGCGGAGGTCATCGAGCACTGCCGGGCGCGGATCGCCTCGTACAAGAAGCCGAAAACGGTCGAGTTCGTCGACGCCCTGCCGCGCACCAAGGACTACGCCAAGGACTACGAGGTGCTCGACGAGCGCTTCGGCGGGGGCGGCTATCCCGGCGGCGACACCCTCGGCGCGGGACGGTGA
- a CDS encoding aldehyde dehydrogenase family protein, which produces MVTVDVKLHQDRAEHDLPQPRLVIGGKDVTDTSGGLYEHRNPATGLIQAHIPLAGPTEVDQAVAAARQAFEVWGTMRPAERRRLLTRFAGLLRDHIPDFAAICPLENGVCIGGWADNVGPHVAEWTEYYAGWADKIEGMVGAAYSPHENVEYTIAEPYGVIGHIITWNSPALSLAMKVPPSLAAGNTVVIKPAESTPFSALLFADLAREAGIPEGVINVVTGLGDAGSALVTHPGVDKISFTGGPATARRIMADAALSLKPVVFELGGKSANLLFADTDLDTVVPYCAAFAMSNTGQGCALPTRLLVERPIYDEVIARVTGVIAHLPVGDPLDPTTYIGPLINEAARERVQGMIDKAVEDGAGRLVYGGERIASDGYFVTPTVFADVDNRSDLAQQEVFGPVLAITPFDTEDQAVALANDSEYGLSAYIQSRDIARVNRLVPRLKAGTVYVNPGPNPITSPATPFGGVGMSGFGREGGKAGLDEFINVKGVGIGRV; this is translated from the coding sequence GTGGTCACGGTCGATGTGAAGCTGCACCAGGACAGAGCCGAGCACGACCTGCCGCAACCACGGCTGGTCATCGGCGGCAAGGACGTCACCGACACCAGCGGCGGACTCTACGAGCACCGCAACCCGGCGACCGGCCTGATCCAGGCGCACATCCCGCTCGCCGGGCCCACCGAGGTGGACCAGGCAGTGGCGGCCGCCCGCCAGGCCTTCGAGGTGTGGGGCACCATGCGCCCCGCCGAACGCCGCCGGCTGCTCACCCGCTTCGCCGGACTGCTGCGCGACCACATCCCCGACTTCGCGGCGATCTGCCCGCTGGAGAACGGCGTGTGCATCGGCGGCTGGGCGGACAACGTCGGACCGCACGTCGCCGAGTGGACCGAGTACTACGCCGGCTGGGCCGACAAGATCGAGGGCATGGTCGGCGCGGCCTACAGCCCGCACGAGAACGTCGAGTACACGATCGCCGAGCCGTACGGCGTCATCGGCCACATCATCACCTGGAACTCGCCCGCCCTGTCACTGGCGATGAAGGTCCCGCCGTCGCTCGCCGCCGGCAACACCGTGGTCATCAAACCGGCCGAGTCCACGCCGTTCTCCGCGCTGCTCTTCGCCGACCTGGCCCGCGAGGCCGGCATCCCCGAGGGCGTCATCAACGTCGTCACCGGGCTCGGCGACGCGGGATCGGCCCTGGTGACCCACCCCGGCGTCGACAAGATCTCCTTCACCGGCGGCCCCGCCACCGCGCGCCGCATCATGGCCGACGCGGCACTGAGCCTCAAGCCGGTCGTGTTCGAGCTCGGCGGCAAGTCCGCCAACCTGCTCTTCGCCGACACCGACCTGGACACCGTCGTCCCGTACTGCGCCGCCTTCGCCATGAGCAACACCGGGCAGGGCTGCGCACTGCCCACCCGGCTCCTGGTGGAGCGCCCGATCTACGACGAGGTCATCGCGCGGGTCACCGGGGTGATCGCCCACCTGCCGGTCGGCGACCCGCTCGACCCGACGACGTACATCGGACCCCTCATCAACGAAGCCGCCCGCGAACGCGTCCAGGGCATGATCGACAAGGCGGTCGAGGACGGTGCCGGCCGACTCGTGTACGGCGGCGAACGCATCGCATCCGACGGCTACTTCGTGACCCCGACCGTCTTCGCGGACGTCGACAACCGCAGCGACCTCGCCCAGCAGGAGGTCTTCGGCCCGGTCCTGGCCATCACCCCGTTCGACACCGAGGACCAGGCCGTCGCCCTCGCCAACGACAGCGAGTACGGCCTGTCCGCCTACATCCAGTCCCGTGACATCGCGCGCGTCAACCGCCTGGTGCCGCGCCTGAAGGCCGGGACGGTCTACGTCAACCCCGGCCCGAATCCGATCACTTCGCCTGCCACGCCGTTCGGTGGGGTCGGCATGAGCGGGTTCGGGCGGGAAGGCGGCAAGGCCGGTCTGGACGAGTTCATCAACGTGAAGGGCGTCGGCATCGGCCGCGTCTGA